One part of the Hydra vulgaris chromosome 01, alternate assembly HydraT2T_AEP genome encodes these proteins:
- the LOC136074072 gene encoding piggyBac transposable element-derived protein 3-like — MFWKDTLFTLLADQTNLYNVQISSKSVNVTETELKQFIAIQMYTSIFKLPAYYMCWSTQTRYPKIADLMSLSQYKKIREFLHAADNSRLNDPVNKHNKIYKIAPVLNHFRQNCLSIEPETGHSIDEQIIPAKTRYSGIRQYNPKKQVKWGFKNFVRRGISGIIYDFFLYTGAAAIGSEKCNGSYVVKHLIESLPKNQNFKLCFDNWFCSLDLCLHLNKLGILTTATIRNDKMQGCCLPTESEMRKKGRGSHAYKCDIISGIIITRWYDNKCVQLCSTYCDPDSISDVKRWNRNEKNFVNINCLLVVKEYNQCMGGVDLCDMLILLYRTNIITKRWYIKIMFHCIDICKVNGWLIYRRYCNQLNIAKKKTADITSVYNTNCI; from the coding sequence ATGTTTTGGAAAGATACTTTGTTTACCTTACTTGCTGATCAAACAAATCTTTACAATGTTCAGATATCTTCTAAATCTGTAAATGTAACAGAAACTGAATTGAAGCAGTTTATTGCAATACAAATGTACACGTCTATTTTCAAATTGCCAGCATATTATATGTGTTGGTCAACGCAGACGCGATATCCTAAAATAGCTGATCTCATGTCTTTGtctcaatataaaaaaataagagaatTTTTACATGCAGCTGATAACTCAAGACTTAATGATCCAGttaataaacataacaaaatttataaaattgcacCTGTACTAAATCATTTTCGTCAAAATTGTCTTTCTATAGAACCAGAAACTGGGCACTCTATTGACGAGCAAATAATTCCAGCCAAAACTCGTTATAGTGGAATAAGGCAATACAATCCTAAAAAGCAAGTGAAGTGGGGTTTCAAAAACTTTGTTCGTAGGGGAATTTCAGGAATTATATATGACTTTTTCTTATATACTGGTGCTGCAGCAATTGGCTCTGAAAAATGTAACGGCTCATATGTTGTGAAACATTTAATAGAATCCTtaccaaaaaatcaaaactttaagCTCTGCTTTGATAATTGGTTTTGCAGTCTTGatttatgtttacatttgaACAAATTAGGCATTCTTACAACAGCAACAATTAGAAATGATAAAATGCAAGGGTGTTGTTTACCAACTGAAAGTGAAATGAGAAAAAAAGGAAGAGGAAGCCATGCATATAAATGTGATATTATTTCAGGAATAATAATCACCAGATGGTACGATAATAAATGTGTCCAATTATGCTCAACATATTGTGATCCAGATTCAATATCAGATGTTAAAAGATGGAATcgcaatgaaaaaaactttgtcaACATAAACTGTCTATTAGTAGTAAAAGAATATAACCAATGCATGGGAGGTGTAGATTTATGTGACatgttaattttactttatcgCACTAATATTATAACCAAGCGTTGGTACATTAAAATCATGTTTCACTGCATTGACATTTGTAAAGTTAATGGTTGGTTGATTTACAGGCGTTATTGCAATCAAttaaatattgctaaaaaaaaaacagctgaCATAACTTCAGTTTACAACACAAATTGCATTTAG
- the LOC136074073 gene encoding uncharacterized protein LOC136074073 yields MVVLSEAYLQHIESNAIQQALNLNIAPKSYKRFVDVSHARLYNIDDANSFLTLLNSQDKSIQYTCKYENAQHQLNFLDICISTNHSLHKYEFPIHRKDALTNVLIKPKSCISPNIAVSIFRGFLARAYKICSEHNIQDKNNILIKVFTENGHSYKQYSDIAKNYKYSTNKSSSQKFDTENLVTLPWIPKLSLVLRREFRKVDVKTVLRFGNPLINILCRNKSNLPPNSHPGVYQLNCTCGSCYIDKTRKKISTQIQEHKNNVTKANWETSGIVEHSQHCNGKLNWENPKTLSVISKNYTRKTREAIEIQRVQCSRPKENVLNRDNGNLVMTHH; encoded by the coding sequence ATGGTTGTCTTGTCAGAAGCATATTTACAACATATTGAATCTAATGCTATTCAACAGGCTTTAAATCTTAATATTGCACCAAAGTCTTATAAACGTTTTGTTGATGTTAGCCATGCTCGACTTTATAATATTGATGAcgcaaattcttttttaacacttttaaattcaCAAGATAAATCAATCCAATATACATGCAAATACGAAAATGCTCAAcaccaattaaattttttagatatttgtatttcaaCCAATCACTCCCTTCACAAATATGAGTTTCCCATACACCGTAAAGATGCACTTACAAACGTACTTATAAAACCAAAATCATGTATTTCACCGAATATCGCAGTTAGTATTTTTAGAGGTTTTTTAGCTCGAGCATACAAAATTTGTTCAGAACATAATattcaagataaaaataatattcttattaAGGTTTTTACTGAAAATGGACATTCATATAAACAGTATTCAgatattgctaaaaattataaatactccACAAATAAATCTAGTTCTCAAAAATTTGATACCGAAAATCTTGTTACTTTACCATGGATCCCAAAATTAAGCCTTGTTCTAAGAAGAGAGTTTCGTAAAGTCGATGTTAAAACAGTCTTGCGTTTTGGTAATCCCTTGATAAATATACTCTGCCGAAACAAGTCTAATCTGCCTCCGAACAGTCATCCAGGAGTGTACCAACTTAATTGCACATGTGGTTCATgttatattgataaaacaagaaaaaagatttccaCACAAATTcaagaacataaaaataacgTTACAAAAGCCAACTGGGAAACATCTGGAATAGTAGAACATTCACAACATTGTAATGGTAAACTAAACTGGGAGAACCCTAAAACGCTTTctgttatttcaaaaaactacACAAGAAAAACTCGTGAGGCTATTGAAATACAACGTGTTCAATGTTCAAGACCTAAAGAAAACGTTTTAAATCGTGACAATGGCAATTTGGTGATGACTCACCattga